CACATTCTGTGATTGACTTCTATACGTGAGCGGTGGTCTAACACTATGGTTAGTGCTGATCGGAACTCATTTTATATTGCATTGACCTCTACAGGTAAATAAAACATGTGATCTTCTTGAATCTGTTGCTCACATGGTGAAAATTAGGTGACCACTGAAGGTGGTGTGATGATTTTCATTATCAAAAATCCTTGAACTTTGCCACTGACGCAGAAACACAACATCTCCAACCTCCAGCAGAAGTGTGACACCGTTGGCACCATTAACAGAATAGGAAGACTGGTGCTCGTATGCAATAAAGATATGTTCTCCATTCTTAAACAATGCAGCTCCTGAACCATGTGAAGCATGTCCATGGCCATAAAAGTAGAACTCAAAGTGATAGACTCCTCTCACAGGAGCGATGAAAAAACctgtaaaacatgttttaaagaaAACATGAATGTTAGGTTATGTGGCTAGTCTAAATTTGTGTGAGAGAGGGTTATCCGTCCATGATGGACTGGAGATAAAAACAAGTTCACATTTATTCTGACTCGCTGTGTTCAGagaaaatgaatgaattaatAGTATTTAGTGAAACTGAGTACCTGTATTTGGGTTGTAGGCATTTCCAATATTAGTAACAACACGTCTGAAGACCAGAGGTGTTTGAGCATTAAAAGGTCCAATATCTCCTGAGCCTGAGTCCATCAGAGAGGCTGAGAAAGCCACTTGTTTCACTGAGACACAAAAACTTCATTAGTTTTCTCAAAATTATTTGGTGATCAGTTTTTTTTCTGAGCTAAAAAAAACCCTCAAAATATTGGGTGTCAAAACAATTACTGAGTTCAGTTAAACTTTTGCATTAGCAATTTTACCATATTAATTTTATagattttctttgttttgttttaaccctctcaggctcaaaataagttttgataaaaggacgaacaactaagtccttggggctacttctgagttaaaaactgctcatgaaatacgtttgtggagtaaccaggtaggtaggttttaacaatgcaaatctgcaacatctgcctccagagggttaacaaacCTTCTCCTTCTCTCCTCAGAGCCTCCACTTGGTTTTCAGTGATGTTTGCGGAGGCTTTAATGGTGATCAGTTCTCCTTCATGAGCTGAAATTAcagaaagcaaaaacaaaaagatggcaaaaaataaaaaataaaaattaaaaccaGACAGCTTTCACTGTACATTATACATGAACAATTTGACTAGGGTCTTTTAAAGATGaacattgtttgttttgtttttgtcctgATTAATATAGATGTGTAATGTTTAAAAAAGCCATTAGTTTACTTAACAATAAATGATGAACAGTAAATACCTTGGTCCTGTTGCTTCAACTTGTCCAGCTCTCTCTTTTGTAACTCCAGTTCTTTTTTATTTGCTAGAAAATTAAGAAAACAATTAACTGGTTTTTAAACAGTAACCAAA
The sequence above is a segment of the Nothobranchius furzeri strain GRZ-AD chromosome 15, NfurGRZ-RIMD1, whole genome shotgun sequence genome. Coding sequences within it:
- the LOC107390702 gene encoding uncharacterized protein isoform X2 is translated as MDVTVVYTLCLICSLTEAQLQQQPDPDSNSYLKPAGSHVEAGNPSEHQQTCTQEINAVLREMSASLAGLKVEVKYLQKENEAKTRELELQKQQDQANEKELELQKRELDKLKQHDQANKKELELQKRELDKLKQQDQAHEGELITIKASANITENQVEALRREGEVKQVAFSASLMDSGSGDIGPFNAQTPLVFRRVVTNIGNAYNPNTGFFIAPVRGVYHFEFYFYGHGHASHGSGAALFKNGEHIFIAYEHQSSYSVNGANGVTLLLEVGDVVFLRQWQSSRIFDNENHHTTFSGHLIFTM
- the LOC107390702 gene encoding uncharacterized protein isoform X1, whose translation is MDVTVVYTLCLICSLTEAQLQQQPDPDSNSYLKPAGSHVEAGNPSEHQQTCTQEINAVLREMSASLAGLKVEVKYLQKENEAKTRELELQKQQDQANKKELELLKQQDQANEKELELQKRELDKLKQHDQANKKELELQKRELDKLKQQDQAHEGELITIKASANITENQVEALRREGEVKQVAFSASLMDSGSGDIGPFNAQTPLVFRRVVTNIGNAYNPNTGFFIAPVRGVYHFEFYFYGHGHASHGSGAALFKNGEHIFIAYEHQSSYSVNGANGVTLLLEVGDVVFLRQWQSSRIFDNENHHTTFSGHLIFTM